From the Ascaphus truei isolate aAscTru1 chromosome 15, aAscTru1.hap1, whole genome shotgun sequence genome, one window contains:
- the LOC142466671 gene encoding uncharacterized protein LOC142466671: MNMGKSLVSSTKRQAPIIHPCQHCKVAFSSQDYLLKHLKLKHPNEYMEKMKTEQSCNIPINMTENASFNQSRQLINNVTASHSKIYRLESATGKDLGESGKSMTWLSDQNAQKRTQTGERPHVCGECGKGFSRLSNLDIHKRTHTGEKPHVCGECGKGFSQLSSLNIHKRTHTGERPHVCGECGMGFSVSSSLNTHKWKHTGERPHVCGECGMGFSDLSGLNIHKRTHTGVRPYVCGECGKGFIVLSSLNSHERTHTGERPHVCEECGKGFSVSYSLNTHKRTHTGERPYVCGECGKGFSQLASLNRHKRTHTGERPHVCGECGKGFSELSYLNTHKRTHTGEKTHVCGECGKIFSVLSSLKKHNRTHTGQRPHVCGECGKGFSDLSNLNKHKRTHTGEKPHVCGKCGKGFSDLSSLNTHKRTHTGERPHVCGECEKGFSDLSSLRKHKRTHTGERPHGCGECRKGFSDLSSLRRHKRTHTGERPHVCGECGKGFSRLSNLDIHKRTHTGEKPHVCGECGKGFSQLSSLNIHKRTHTGERPHVCGECGMGFSVSSSLNTHKWKHTGERPHVCGECGMGFSDLSGLNIHKRTHTGVRPYVCGECGKGFIVLSSLNSHERTHTGERPHVCEECGKGFSVSYSLNTHKRTHTGERPYVCGECGKGFSQLASLNRHKRTHTGERPHVCGECGKGFSELSYLNTHKRTHTGEKTHVCGECGKIFSVLSSLKKHNRTHTGQRPHVCGECGKGFSDLSNLNKHKRTHTGEKPHVCGKCGKGFSDLSSLNTHKRTHTGERPHVCGECEKGFSDLSSLRKHKRTHTGERPHGCGECRKGFSDLSSLRRHKRTHTGERPHVCGECGKGFSRLSNLDIHKRTHTGEKPHVCGECGKGFSQLSSLNIHKRTHTGERPHVCGECGMGFSVSSSLNTHKWKHTGERPHVCGECGMGFSDLSGLNIHKRTHTGVRPYVCGECGKGFIVLSSLNSHERTHTGERPYVCEECGKGFSVSYSLNTHKRTHTGERPYVCGECGKGFSQLASLNRHKRTHTGERPHVCGECGKGFSELSYLNTHKRTHTGEKTHVCGECGKIFSVLSSLKKHNRTHTGQRPHVCGECGKGFSDLSNLNKHKRTHTGEKPHVCGKCGKGFSDLSSLNTHKRTHTGERPHVCGECEKGFSDLSSLRKHKRTHTGERPHGCGECRKGFSDLSSLRRHKRTHTGERPHVCGECGKGFSLLSNLRRHKRTHPGERPISKARHV, from the exons atgaatatgggaaagagcttggtatcaag TACAAAAAGACAAGCtccaataatccacccatgccaacactgcaaggttgcttttagcagtcaggattacctcctcaaacatctgaagttgaaacacccaaatgagtatatggaaaagatgaagacagaacaatcttgcaacattccaataaatatgacagaaaatgcatctttcaaccagtcaaggcaattaataaacaatgtaactgcttctcattccaaaatatatagattagaatctgccacaggaaaagatcttggagaaagtgggaagagtatgacttggttatcagaccagaacgcacagaagagaacacagaccggggagagaccacatgtatgtggggaatgtgggaagggatttagtcggttatccaacctggacatacacaagaggacacacacaggggagaaaccgcatgtatgtggggaatgtgggaagggatttagtcagttatccagcctgaacatacacaagaggacacacacaggggagagaccacatgtatgtggggaatgtgggatgggatttagtgtgtcatccagcctgaacacacacaagtggaaacacacaggggagagaccgcatgtatgtggggaatgtgggatgggatttagtgacttatccggcctgaacatacacaagaggacacacacaggggtgagaccgtatgtatgtggggagtgtgggaagggatttattgTCTTATCCAGTCTGAACAGTcacgagaggacacacacaggggagagaccgcatgtatgtgaggaatgtgggaagggatttagtgtgtcatacagcctgaacacacacaagaggacacacacaggggagagaccttatgtatgtggggagtgtgggaagggatttagtcagttagccagcctgaacagacacaagaggacacacacaggggagagaccgcatgtatgtggggaatgtgggaagggatttagtgaattatcctacctgaacacacacaagaggacacacacaggggaaaaaacacatgtatgtggggaatgtgggaagataTTTAGTGTCTTATCCAGCCTGAAGAAACACaataggacacacacagggcagagaccgcatgtatgtggggaatgtgggaagggatttagtgatttatccaacctgaacaaacacaagaggacacacacaggggagaaaccgcatgtatgtgggaaatgtgggaagggatttagtgatttatccagcctgaacacacacaagaggacacacacaggggagagaccgcatgtatgtggggaatgtgagaaaggatttagtgatttatccagcctgaggaaacacaagaggacacacacaggggagagaccgcatggaTGTGGGGAATGTAGGAAGGGCTTTAGTGATTTATCCAGCCTGaggagacacaagaggacacacacaggggagagaccgcatgtatgtggggaatgtgggaagggatttagtcggttatccaacctggacatacacaagaggacacacacaggggagaaaccgcatgtatgtggggaatgtgggaagggatttagtcagttatccagcctgaacatacacaagaggacacacacaggggagagaccacatgtatgtggggaatgtgggatgggatttagtgtgtcatccagcctgaacacacacaagtggaaacacacaggggagagaccgcatgtatgtggggaatgtgggatgggatttagtgacttatccggcctgaacatacacaagaggacacacacaggggtgagaccgtatgtatgtggggagtgtgggaagggatttattgTCTTATCCAGTCTGAACAGTcacgagaggacacacacaggggagagaccgcatgtatgtgaggaatgtgggaagggatttagtgtgtcatacagcctgaacacacacaagaggacacacacaggggagagaccttatgtatgtggggagtgtgggaagggatttagtcagttagccagcctgaacagacacaagaggacacacacaggggagagaccgcatgtatgtggggaatgtgggaagggatttagtgaattatcctacctgaacacacacaagaggacacacacaggggaaaaaacacatgtatgtggggaatgtgggaagataTTTAGTGTCTTATCCAGCCTGAAGAAACACaataggacacacacagggcagagaccgcatgtatgtggggaatgtgggaagggatttagtgatttatccaacctgaacaaacacaagaggacacacacaggggagaaaccgcatgtatgtgggaaatgtgggaagggatttagtgatttatccagcctgaacacacacaagaggacacacacaggggagagaccgcatgtatgtggggaatgtgagaaaggatttagtgatttatccagcctgaggaaacacaagaggacacacacaggggagagaccgcatggaTGTGGGGAATGTAGGAAGGGCTTTAGTGATTTATCCAGCCTGaggagacacaagaggacacacacaggggagagaccgcatgtatgtggggaatgtgggaagggatttagtcggttatccaacctggacatacacaagaggacacacacaggggagaaaccgcatgtatgtggggaatgtgggaagggatttagtcagttatccagcctgaacatacacaagaggacacacacaggggagagaccacatgtatgtggggaatgtgggatgggatttagtgtgtcatccagcctgaacacacacaagtggaaacacacaggggagagaccgcatgtatgtggggaatgtgggatgggatttagtgacttatccggcctgaacatacacaagaggacacacacaggggtgagaccgtatgtatgtggggagtgtgggaagggatttattgTCTTATCCAGTCTGAACAGTcacgagaggacacacacaggggagagaccgtatgtatgtgaggaatgtgggaagggatttagtgtgtcatacagcctgaacacacacaagaggacacacacaggggagagaccttatgtatgtggggagtgtgggaagggatttagtcagttagccagcctgaacagacacaagaggacacacacaggggagagaccgcatgtatgtggggaatgtgggaagggatttagtgaattatcctacctgaacacacacaagaggacacacacaggggaaaaaacacatgtatgtggggaatgtgggaagataTTTAGTGTCTTATCCAGCCTGAAGAAACACaataggacacacacagggcagagaccgcatgtatgtggggaatgtgggaagggatttagtgatttatccaacctgaacaaacacaagaggacacacacaggggagaaaccgcatgtatgtgggaaatgtgggaagggatttagtgatttatccagcctgaacacacacaagaggacacacacaggggagagaccgcatgtatgtggggaatgtgagaaaggatttagtgatttatccagcctgaggaaacacaagaggacacacacaggggagagaccgcatggaTGTGGGGAATGTAGGAAGGGCTTTAGTGATTTATCCAGCCTGaggagacacaagaggacacacacaggggagagaccgcatgtatgtggggaatgtgggaagggatttagtctgtTATCCAACCTGaggagacacaagaggacacacccAGGGGAGAGACCTatctctaaagccaggcatgtTTAG